The proteins below are encoded in one region of Triticum aestivum cultivar Chinese Spring chromosome 1B, IWGSC CS RefSeq v2.1, whole genome shotgun sequence:
- the LOC123102445 gene encoding putative disease resistance protein RGA3, whose protein sequence is MSPILIAMVGWFVSPIIHSLLPKILAGIGFDASKKLQELEIHIIPELKKTLQAVDQERMMQRGNRVKTDLDALDKMAAMLRHALEDAEDIFDDAQHKVVLGCWHHLCGAFTSCIARCKCCCVWIAHVVHTKSGRLLQWARDISLSLFLLRRPEEPVLVNVGAAVVSAEPVQVTIDIPASAAASDETYPVTTSSEATNDNPDLATTGAQASDDAEASGDEPDPMTTPSDSLSRRWLSCLCSSFDLFKNSCASLYNWWLVHVFQAACFYRDWSYQVVGIKKCPENASLFDILDILLTAISRGELKKRIQKVENTVSEVKSSSLLVLAHESKPNDIANKNRRRLGAANKREVFGREVLRDNIMARLRETPQGDAASSRTSPCYSAIGIYGVAGSGKTTFAGYVRDYIKEECKEEKLFDTIMCIHVSETFSVEVIFQEMLKDITGDSHSNISDHGVLNKKLKEALHGKRFLLILDDLWVKNKNDQQLEELISPLNGGLKGSKILVTARTKEAARALCTDELIEMPDLDEDQYLAMFMHYAGKSIAVKEFEQVGREIAKKLHRSPIAAVTVAGRLGANPNISFWKNVAKLDMLNDTMDALWWSYKQLNPDIMRCFEFCNIFPRRFKLDKHDLVGLWIAQGLVKTSCPTEDMEDVAEGYIQELVSCSFLRPDDYSEECFAIHDLLHDLLAKVAGSDCFRIENTWSHIGEGWKGEVPRDVRHLFVQNYDGELITKKILALENLRTLIIYVVGGTPVEEKVIESICKRLPKLRVLAIAFTKKHFGMRKSNKLSVPKSIAQLKHLRYLAFRTDMACSITLPRALTKLHNIQLLDFSGGRMLEFPFADLVNLRHMFCWPNLKFPNLGRLISLQTLPCFTVSNEQGYEIRQLRDLNKLQGRLRIKGLQNVKSKEEALEANLAAKERLTELSFEWDDDTRCSSEVEAEVLEGLCPPAGLQKLDIFGYRGSRYPDWMVGKQSGGPEGLRNLYLWGCSQLGPGPEFDAFPHLRVLEIWSCSWDSLAGNMEHLTLLKELHIVGCKNIRSLPTLPQSIEQLYLASCSDELTESCKTAGHPNWQKIGHIPRKDFL, encoded by the exons ATGTCTCCGATCTTGATAGCCATGGTGGGCTGGTTCGTCTCACCCATCATCCACTCGCTCCTGCCCAAGATCCTTGCCGGCATCGGCTTCGACGCATCCAAGAAGCTCCAGGAGCTGGAGATCCACATCATCCCAGAGCTGAAGAAGACGCTGCAGGCCGTGGAtcaggagaggatgatgcagagaGGGAATAGAGTGAAAACCGATTTGGACGCGCTGGACAAGATGGCCGCCATGCTCAGGCACGCTCTCGAGGACGCCGAAGACATCTTCGACGATGCTCAGCACAAGGTCGTGCTCGGGTGCTGGCATCACCTCTGTGGTGCTTTCACCTCTTGCATTGCCCGTTGTAAATGCTGCTGCGTCTGGATTGCACACGTCGTCCACACAAAATCTGGTCGGCTGCTGCAGTGGGCACGGGACATCTCCCTGTCCCTGTTCCTCCTGCGCAGGCCGGAGGAGCCTGTTTTGGTGAATGTCGGTGCTGCGGTGGTCTCAGCCGAGCCCGTTCAAGTGACTATCGATATTCCGGCCTCTGCTGCGGCCTCTGACGAGACTTATCCGGTGACTACTAGTTCAGAGGCCACCAATGACAATCCTGATTTGGCGACTACCGGTGCTCAGGCCTCTGATGATGCTGAGGCTTCCGGCGACGAGCCCGATCCGATGACTACACCCTCAGATTCCTTGTCGAGGCGGTGGCTCTCTTGCTTGTGCAGCTCGTTCGACTTGTTCAAGAACTCTTGTGCATCACTATACAACTGGTGGTTAGTTCATGTGTTTCAGGCTGCCTGCTTTTACAGAGACTGGTCATATCAAGTGGTTGGCATCAAAAAATGCCCG GAGAATGCCAGCTTATTTGATATATTAGATATATTACTTACTGCTATCTCAAGAGGGGAATTGAAGAAAAGAATACAGAAGGTAGAAAACACCGTCAGTGAAGTGAAGAGCTCATCACTCTTGGTTCTGGCACACGAAAGCAAACCAAATGATATTGCCAACAAAAACAGGAGACGACTTGGAGCTGCTAACAAGCGGGAGGTATTTGGTCGAGAGGTGCTGCGTGATAATATCATGGCAAGGCTGCGTGAGACACCACAGGGTGATGCTGCAAGCTCGAGGACTAGTCCATGTTACTCTGCGATTGGCATATATGGCGTTGCAGGGTCTGGGAAGACTACCTTTGCAGGATATGTTCGAGATTACATAAAGGAGGAATGCAAGGAGGAGAAACTTTTCGACACCATCATGTGTATTCATGTGTCAGAGACTTTCAGTGTGGAGGTTATATTTCAAGAAATGTTGAAGGATATTACCGGAGACAGTCACTCCAATATTTCAGATCATGGGGTTCTcaacaaaaagttgaaggaagcATTGCATGGCAAACGTTTCTTGTTGATATTGGATGATCTCTGGGTGAAAAACAAGAATGACCAACAACTGGAGGAACTAATCTCTCCACTCAATGGTGGGTTGAAAGGAAGCAAAATCCTGGTGACGGCTCGAACAAAAGAAGCAGCTAGAGCTCTGTGTACCGATGAACTTATTGAAATGCCTGATTTGGATGAGGATCAGTACTTGGCGATGTTTATGCATTATGCTGGTAAAAGTATTGCCGTTAAAGAATTTGAACAAGTTGGGAGAGAGATTGCCAAAAAGCTACACCGATCACCTATTGCAGCAGTAACAGTTGCAGGACGGCTTGGGGCAAACCCAAATATCAGTTTTTGGAAAAATGTTGCAAAGCTTGACATGTTGAATGACACCATGGATGCTCTCTGGTGGAGCTATAAGCAGCTTAATCCAGACATAATGCGATGCTTTGAATTCTGCAATATTTTCCCCAGAAGATTCAAATTGGATAAACACGACTTAGTTGGCTTGTGGATAGCGCAAGGACTTGTAAAGACTAGTTGTCCAACAGAAGACATGGAAGATGTAGCTGAGGGCTACATTCAAGAGTTGGTTTCATGCTCATTTCTGCGACCAGATGATTACTCTGAAGAATGCTTTGCAATTCATGATCTGCTGCATGATTTATTAGCCAAGGTTGCTGGAAGTGATTGCTTCAGAATTGAGAACACATGGAGCCACATAGGAGAAGGCTGGAAGGGAGAAGTCCCTCGAGATGTCCGCCATCTTTTTGTTCAGAATTATGATGGGGAATTGATTACCAAGAAGATCCTTGCATTGGAAAATTTACGCACCCTCATCATCTATGTTGTTGGAGGTACACCAGTCGAGGAAAAAGTCATTGAGAGTATATGCAAGAGGCTGCCGAAATTGCGGGTACTAGCCATTGCTTTCACCAAGAAACATTTTGGAATGAGGAAATCCAACAAGTTATCGGTCCCAAAATCTATTGCTCAGTTAAAGCACCTACGCTATCTTGCTTTCAGGACAGATATGGCATGCTCTATAACTTTACCAAGGGCACTAACGAAACTTCACAATATCCAGCTACTAGATTTTAGCGGCGGCCGAATGTTGGAATTCCCCTTTGCTGACCTTGTCAACTTGCGGCACATGTTCTGCTGGCCAAACTTGAAATTCCCTAACTTGGGCAGGCTGATCTCACTCCAAACACTACCATGCTTCACAGTAAGCAATGAACAGGGTTATGAGATAAGGCAGCTGAGGGACCTAAACAAGCTTCAAGGACGACTGAGAATCAAGGGCCTGCAAAATGTTAAAAGCAAGGAGGAAGCTCTTGAAGCCAATCTAGCTGCCAAGGAACGGTTAACAGAACTGAGTTTCGAATGGGATGATGATACCAGGTGCAGTTCAGAAGTTGAAGCAGAGGTACTTGAGGGCCTGTGCCCTCCTGCGGGGCTTCAAAAACTTGATATATTTGGATACAGAGGTTCAAGGTACCCAGATTGGATGGTGGGTAAGCAGAGCGGTGGCCCAGAGGGCCTGCGAAATCTTTATCTCTGGGGATGCAGCCAACTAGGACCTGGTCCTGAATTTGATGCTTTCCCTCATCTTCGTGTGCTCGAGATTTGGTCCTGCAGCTGGGACTCCTTAGCAGGCAACATGGAGCACCTCACGTTGCTCAAGGAACTGCATATCGTGGGATGCAAGAATATCCGGTCTCTTCCAACACTGCCCCAGTCTATTGAGCAATTGTATCTTGCTTCCTGCAGCGATGAGTTGACGGAGTCCTGTAAAACAGCCGGACATCCAAACTGGCAAAAGATTGGGCACATCCCCAGGAAAGATTTTTTGTGA